One part of the Odontesthes bonariensis isolate fOdoBon6 chromosome 13, fOdoBon6.hap1, whole genome shotgun sequence genome encodes these proteins:
- the LOC142397819 gene encoding sodium/potassium/calcium exchanger 3-like isoform X2: MRAPRRPRQTLLLPRFCVFGGVGLLAAAWIFHFNDVTGSRGQTVDQDISLSKTELIQQKEDNQTDSISGSAINEFPEDIFSLDQRRQGAVLLHGLCVIYMFHALAIVCDVYFVPSLEKVSENLQLSQDVAGATFMAAGSSAPELFTSLIAVFITKGDVGVGTIVGSAVFNILVIIGLCGIFSGQPICLSWWPLFRDAVFYIVSIVILILVIYDEKVLWWETIILISMYGIYIIIMKFNRSLCCLVERHCSVDGQPCLSSLRRTTAVGNVGDCDNDMVPLKPDSCVVAGQDSAAVMVDELLTLHPHQLTFSERQRLIRAQVSPEEGAASGEEGLDASGTWGRENGTAAEGDGQPLEGETERIKETEVETGGGVQSKEEEEEEDEQEEGEEENAPFKPFVMPDGWCVRLKWLLSWPVSLLLHCTIPDCNLPRWERWYLITFFSSTLWIALFSYLMVWMVTIISFTFGIPDVIMGITFLAAGTSVPDCMASLIVARQGMGDMAVSNSIGSNIFDVLLGLGFPWALRTLIVSYGSVVTINSRGLVYSVILLLASVILTVLCVHLNRWRLDRRLGLCLLLLYAIFLLCAVGFERL; this comes from the exons GCTCTCGCGGCCAAACTGTGGACCAGGACATCTCTTTGTCCAAGACAGAGCTCATCCAGCAAAAAGAGGACAACCAGACCGACAGTATATCTGGATCTG CTATCAATGAGTTTCCGGAAGACATCTTTTCCCTGGACCAGAGGAGGCAGGGAGCGGTGCTCCTTCATGGTCTCTGT GTTATCTACATGTTTCATGCACTCGCTATAGTGTGTGATGTTTACTTTGTACCATCACTGGAGAAAGTATCAGAG AACCTTCAGCTCAGTCAGGATGTTGCCGGAGCAACCTTCATGGCCGCCGGGAGCTCCGCTCCTGAGCTTTTCACGTCTCTCATTG CGGTGTTTATCACGAAGGGAGATGTCGGTGTGGGAACCATTGTTGGATCAGCCGTGTTTAACATCCTGGTCATCATCGGCCTCTGCGGCATCTTCTCTGGACAG CCCATCTGTCTAAGCTGGTGGCCTCTGTTCCGCGATGCTGTTTTCTACATAGTGTCCATAGTGATACTTATTCTG GTGATCTATGATGAAAAAGTGCTGTG GTGGGAGACCATCATCCTGATCTCCATGTATGGGATCTATATAATCATCATGAA GTTCAACAGATCTCTGTGTTGCCTGGTGGAGAGACACTGCAGCGTGGATGGTCAGCCGTGCCTGAGCAGCCTGCGACGGACGACGGCCGTCGGAAACGTCGGAGACTGCGACAACGACATGGTGCCGCTGAAGCCAG ACTCTTGTGTGGTGGCCGGTCAGGACTCAGCAGCGGTGATGGTGGATGAGCTACTGACCCTGCACCCCCACCAGCTCACCTTCTCAGAG AGGCAGAGGCTGATTCGGGCTCAGGTGAGCCCAGAGGAGGGAGCGGCATCGGGGGAGGAAGGTTTGGATGCAAGTGGAACTTGGGGCAGGGAGAACGGGACGGCAGCTGAGGGTGACGGACAACCGCTGGAGGGAGAGACGGAGAGGATCAAAGAGACAGAGGTAGAGACAGGTGGGGGTGTGCAGtcaaaggaggaagaagaggaggaggatgagcaggaggaaggagaagaggaGAACGCTCCTTTTAAACCCTTCGTCATGCCAG ATGGTTGGTGTGTGCGACTGAAGTGGCTGCTCTCCTGGCCTGTAAGCTTACTGCTCCACTGCACCATCCCGGACTGTAACCTGCCGCGATGGGAGCGCTGGTACCTCATCACCTTCTTCTCCTCCACGCTCTGGATAGCCTTGTTCTCCTACCTCATGGTCTGGATG GTGACCATAATCAGCTTCACATTTGGAATCCCAGATGTCATCATGGGTATCACTTTTCTGGCAGCTGGCACCAGCGTCCCCGACTGTATGGCCAGTCTCATCGTTGCCCggcaag GGATGGGCGACATGGCCGTGTCCAACTCCATCGGCAGTAATATCTTCGACGTGCTGCTGGGTCTGGGCTTCCCCTGGGCGCTGAGGACTCTCATAGTCAGCTATGGATCAGTG GTAACAATCAACAGCAGAGGCCTGGTGTACTCCGTCATTCTGCTGTTGGCTTCGGTCATACTTACT GTCCTGTGTGTCCATCTGAACCGGTGGAGGTTGGACCGCAGGCTGGGCCTCTGTCTCCTGCTGCTCTACGCCATCTTCCTCCTCTGCGCCGTCGGCTTCGAGAGGCTGTAG
- the LOC142397819 gene encoding sodium/potassium/calcium exchanger 3-like isoform X1: MRAPRRPRQTLLLPRFCVFGGVGLLAAAWIFHFNDVTGSRGQTVDQDISLSKTELIQQKEDNQTDSISGSAINEFPEDIFSLDQRRQGAVLLHGLCVIYMFHALAIVCDVYFVPSLEKVSENLQLSQDVAGATFMAAGSSAPELFTSLIAVFITKGDVGVGTIVGSAVFNILVIIGLCGIFSGQPICLSWWPLFRDAVFYIVSIVILILVIYDEKVLWWETIILISMYGIYIIIMKFNRSLCCLVERHCSVDGQPCLSSLRRTTAVGNVGDCDNDMVPLKPDSCVVAGQDSAAVMVDELLTLHPHQLTFSEASLRLLITPHFPPYTRLRMAARIVINERQRLIRAQVSPEEGAASGEEGLDASGTWGRENGTAAEGDGQPLEGETERIKETEVETGGGVQSKEEEEEEDEQEEGEEENAPFKPFVMPDGWCVRLKWLLSWPVSLLLHCTIPDCNLPRWERWYLITFFSSTLWIALFSYLMVWMVTIISFTFGIPDVIMGITFLAAGTSVPDCMASLIVARQGMGDMAVSNSIGSNIFDVLLGLGFPWALRTLIVSYGSVVTINSRGLVYSVILLLASVILTVLCVHLNRWRLDRRLGLCLLLLYAIFLLCAVGFERL, translated from the exons GCTCTCGCGGCCAAACTGTGGACCAGGACATCTCTTTGTCCAAGACAGAGCTCATCCAGCAAAAAGAGGACAACCAGACCGACAGTATATCTGGATCTG CTATCAATGAGTTTCCGGAAGACATCTTTTCCCTGGACCAGAGGAGGCAGGGAGCGGTGCTCCTTCATGGTCTCTGT GTTATCTACATGTTTCATGCACTCGCTATAGTGTGTGATGTTTACTTTGTACCATCACTGGAGAAAGTATCAGAG AACCTTCAGCTCAGTCAGGATGTTGCCGGAGCAACCTTCATGGCCGCCGGGAGCTCCGCTCCTGAGCTTTTCACGTCTCTCATTG CGGTGTTTATCACGAAGGGAGATGTCGGTGTGGGAACCATTGTTGGATCAGCCGTGTTTAACATCCTGGTCATCATCGGCCTCTGCGGCATCTTCTCTGGACAG CCCATCTGTCTAAGCTGGTGGCCTCTGTTCCGCGATGCTGTTTTCTACATAGTGTCCATAGTGATACTTATTCTG GTGATCTATGATGAAAAAGTGCTGTG GTGGGAGACCATCATCCTGATCTCCATGTATGGGATCTATATAATCATCATGAA GTTCAACAGATCTCTGTGTTGCCTGGTGGAGAGACACTGCAGCGTGGATGGTCAGCCGTGCCTGAGCAGCCTGCGACGGACGACGGCCGTCGGAAACGTCGGAGACTGCGACAACGACATGGTGCCGCTGAAGCCAG ACTCTTGTGTGGTGGCCGGTCAGGACTCAGCAGCGGTGATGGTGGATGAGCTACTGACCCTGCACCCCCACCAGCTCACCTTCTCAGAGGCAAGCCTCCGCCTTCTCATCACCCCGCATTTCCCCCCCTACACCCGCCTGCGCATGGCGGCACGCATTGTCATCAACGAG AGGCAGAGGCTGATTCGGGCTCAGGTGAGCCCAGAGGAGGGAGCGGCATCGGGGGAGGAAGGTTTGGATGCAAGTGGAACTTGGGGCAGGGAGAACGGGACGGCAGCTGAGGGTGACGGACAACCGCTGGAGGGAGAGACGGAGAGGATCAAAGAGACAGAGGTAGAGACAGGTGGGGGTGTGCAGtcaaaggaggaagaagaggaggaggatgagcaggaggaaggagaagaggaGAACGCTCCTTTTAAACCCTTCGTCATGCCAG ATGGTTGGTGTGTGCGACTGAAGTGGCTGCTCTCCTGGCCTGTAAGCTTACTGCTCCACTGCACCATCCCGGACTGTAACCTGCCGCGATGGGAGCGCTGGTACCTCATCACCTTCTTCTCCTCCACGCTCTGGATAGCCTTGTTCTCCTACCTCATGGTCTGGATG GTGACCATAATCAGCTTCACATTTGGAATCCCAGATGTCATCATGGGTATCACTTTTCTGGCAGCTGGCACCAGCGTCCCCGACTGTATGGCCAGTCTCATCGTTGCCCggcaag GGATGGGCGACATGGCCGTGTCCAACTCCATCGGCAGTAATATCTTCGACGTGCTGCTGGGTCTGGGCTTCCCCTGGGCGCTGAGGACTCTCATAGTCAGCTATGGATCAGTG GTAACAATCAACAGCAGAGGCCTGGTGTACTCCGTCATTCTGCTGTTGGCTTCGGTCATACTTACT GTCCTGTGTGTCCATCTGAACCGGTGGAGGTTGGACCGCAGGCTGGGCCTCTGTCTCCTGCTGCTCTACGCCATCTTCCTCCTCTGCGCCGTCGGCTTCGAGAGGCTGTAG
- the LOC142397820 gene encoding zinc finger protein ubi-d4-like isoform X2: protein MAAAVDSVVKVLGEQYYRDAMEQCHSYNARLCAERSILMPFLDSQTGVAQSNCYIWMEKRHRSAGLAPGQLYSYPARRWRKKRRSHPPEDPRLAFPPLKAADIELGLKRDALGAVDGSSLEALLKGEPLERRTGGSDLRGPEDDPATVEPPATSTVTHTSSGRIRKRVLDHDDYLDDLDDEDFEDETPKRRGKSKSKGRSDKNGKKKTEAAAAALEERDKPYACDICGKRYKNRPGLSYHYTHSHLAEEEGEDREEIEAPPTPRQPEEQKTTKKGPNGLALPNDYCDFCLGDSTLNQKTGQSEELVSCSDCGRSGHPTCLQFTPVMMAAVKTYRWQCIECKCCNVCGTSENDDQLLFCDDCDRGYHMYCLSPPMTEPPEGSWSCHLCLALLKDKASIYQQNQSSAPE from the exons ATGGCGGCGGCCGTCGACAGTGTTGTGAAAGT GCTGGGAGAGCAGTATTACAGAGATGCCATGGAGCAGTGTCACAGCTACAACGCTCGCCTCTGTGCTGAGCGCAGCATCCTCATGCCCTTCCTAGACTCTCAGACTGGTGTTGCACAGTCAAACTGTTACATCTGGATGGAGAAACGACACCGGAGTGCAG GTTTAGCTCCAGGGCAGCTGTACTCTTATCCGGCTCGTCGCTGGAGAAAGAAACGGCGTTCCCATCCTCCTGAGGACCCTCGCTTGGCCTTTCCTCCTCTCAAAGCAG CAGATATAGAGTTGGGTCTGAAGCGTGATGCTTTGGGAGCAGTGGATGGAAGCAGCTTGGAGGCTCTGCTGAAAGGGGAGCCTCTGGAAAGGAGGACTGGTGGGTCGGATCTCCGCGGTCCCGAGGATGATCCAGCCACCGTCGAGCCTCCTGCTACATCGACGGTTACTCATACGTCTTCTGGACGCATCCGTAAG AGAGTCCTCGACCACGACGACTACCTGGACGACCTGGACGACGAAGACTTTGAAGATGAGACCCCTAAGAGACGAGGCAAGAGCAAGTCTAAG GGCCGCAGTGACAAGAATGGCAAGAAGAAAACGGAGGCTGCGGCCGCAGCGCTGGAGGAGAGGGACAAACCTTACGCCTGCGACA tcTGTGGGAAACGCTACAAGAACCGTCCGGGCCTGAGCTACCACTATACACACTCTCACCTGGCAGAGGAGGAGGGCGAGGACCGCGAGGAGATCGAGGCACCACCCACTCCTCGCCAGCCTGAGGAACAGAAGA CAACGAAGAAGGGTCCCAACGGACTGGCGCTGCCAAACGATTACTGTGACTTCTGCCTGGGAGACTCCACCTTAAATCAAAAGACTGGCCAATCAGAAGAACTGGTGTCCTGCTCAGACTGCGGACGCTCAG GCCACCCTACGTGCCTGCAGTTCACGCCAGTGATGATGGCCGCAGTGAAGACCTACCGCTGGCAGTGCATCGAGTGCAAGTGCTGCAACGTTTGCGGCACCTCAGAGAACGAT gaccagctgctgttctgtgaCGACTGTGATCGAGGCTACCACATGTACTGTCTATCTCCACCCATGACTGAACCGCCAGAGG GGAGCTGGAGCTGCCACCTGTGCCTGGCTCTGCTGAAGGACAAAGCCTCCATAtaccagcagaaccaaagcTCTGCCCCCGAGTGA
- the LOC142397820 gene encoding zinc finger protein ubi-d4-like isoform X5, with protein MAAAVDSVVKVLGEQYYRDAMEQCHSYNARLCAERSILMPFLDSQTGVAQSNCYIWMEKRHRSAGLAPGQLYSYPARRWRKKRRSHPPEDPRLAFPPLKAADIELGLKRDALGAVDGSSLEALLKGEPLERRTGGSDLRGPEDDPATVEPPATSTVTHTSSGRIRKQRVLDHDDYLDDLDDEDFEDETPKRRGKSKSKGRSDKNGKKKTEAAAAALEERDKPYACDTTKKGPNGLALPNDYCDFCLGDSTLNQKTGQSEELVSCSDCGRSGHPTCLQFTPVMMAAVKTYRWQCIECKCCNVCGTSENDDQLLFCDDCDRGYHMYCLSPPMTEPPEGSWSCHLCLALLKDKASIYQQNQSSAPE; from the exons ATGGCGGCGGCCGTCGACAGTGTTGTGAAAGT GCTGGGAGAGCAGTATTACAGAGATGCCATGGAGCAGTGTCACAGCTACAACGCTCGCCTCTGTGCTGAGCGCAGCATCCTCATGCCCTTCCTAGACTCTCAGACTGGTGTTGCACAGTCAAACTGTTACATCTGGATGGAGAAACGACACCGGAGTGCAG GTTTAGCTCCAGGGCAGCTGTACTCTTATCCGGCTCGTCGCTGGAGAAAGAAACGGCGTTCCCATCCTCCTGAGGACCCTCGCTTGGCCTTTCCTCCTCTCAAAGCAG CAGATATAGAGTTGGGTCTGAAGCGTGATGCTTTGGGAGCAGTGGATGGAAGCAGCTTGGAGGCTCTGCTGAAAGGGGAGCCTCTGGAAAGGAGGACTGGTGGGTCGGATCTCCGCGGTCCCGAGGATGATCCAGCCACCGTCGAGCCTCCTGCTACATCGACGGTTACTCATACGTCTTCTGGACGCATCCGTAAG CAGAGAGTCCTCGACCACGACGACTACCTGGACGACCTGGACGACGAAGACTTTGAAGATGAGACCCCTAAGAGACGAGGCAAGAGCAAGTCTAAG GGCCGCAGTGACAAGAATGGCAAGAAGAAAACGGAGGCTGCGGCCGCAGCGCTGGAGGAGAGGGACAAACCTTACGCCTGCGACA CAACGAAGAAGGGTCCCAACGGACTGGCGCTGCCAAACGATTACTGTGACTTCTGCCTGGGAGACTCCACCTTAAATCAAAAGACTGGCCAATCAGAAGAACTGGTGTCCTGCTCAGACTGCGGACGCTCAG GCCACCCTACGTGCCTGCAGTTCACGCCAGTGATGATGGCCGCAGTGAAGACCTACCGCTGGCAGTGCATCGAGTGCAAGTGCTGCAACGTTTGCGGCACCTCAGAGAACGAT gaccagctgctgttctgtgaCGACTGTGATCGAGGCTACCACATGTACTGTCTATCTCCACCCATGACTGAACCGCCAGAGG GGAGCTGGAGCTGCCACCTGTGCCTGGCTCTGCTGAAGGACAAAGCCTCCATAtaccagcagaaccaaagcTCTGCCCCCGAGTGA
- the LOC142397820 gene encoding zinc finger protein ubi-d4-like isoform X1 gives MAAAVDSVVKVLGEQYYRDAMEQCHSYNARLCAERSILMPFLDSQTGVAQSNCYIWMEKRHRSAGLAPGQLYSYPARRWRKKRRSHPPEDPRLAFPPLKAADIELGLKRDALGAVDGSSLEALLKGEPLERRTGGSDLRGPEDDPATVEPPATSTVTHTSSGRIRKQRVLDHDDYLDDLDDEDFEDETPKRRGKSKSKGRSDKNGKKKTEAAAAALEERDKPYACDICGKRYKNRPGLSYHYTHSHLAEEEGEDREEIEAPPTPRQPEEQKTTKKGPNGLALPNDYCDFCLGDSTLNQKTGQSEELVSCSDCGRSGHPTCLQFTPVMMAAVKTYRWQCIECKCCNVCGTSENDDQLLFCDDCDRGYHMYCLSPPMTEPPEGSWSCHLCLALLKDKASIYQQNQSSAPE, from the exons ATGGCGGCGGCCGTCGACAGTGTTGTGAAAGT GCTGGGAGAGCAGTATTACAGAGATGCCATGGAGCAGTGTCACAGCTACAACGCTCGCCTCTGTGCTGAGCGCAGCATCCTCATGCCCTTCCTAGACTCTCAGACTGGTGTTGCACAGTCAAACTGTTACATCTGGATGGAGAAACGACACCGGAGTGCAG GTTTAGCTCCAGGGCAGCTGTACTCTTATCCGGCTCGTCGCTGGAGAAAGAAACGGCGTTCCCATCCTCCTGAGGACCCTCGCTTGGCCTTTCCTCCTCTCAAAGCAG CAGATATAGAGTTGGGTCTGAAGCGTGATGCTTTGGGAGCAGTGGATGGAAGCAGCTTGGAGGCTCTGCTGAAAGGGGAGCCTCTGGAAAGGAGGACTGGTGGGTCGGATCTCCGCGGTCCCGAGGATGATCCAGCCACCGTCGAGCCTCCTGCTACATCGACGGTTACTCATACGTCTTCTGGACGCATCCGTAAG CAGAGAGTCCTCGACCACGACGACTACCTGGACGACCTGGACGACGAAGACTTTGAAGATGAGACCCCTAAGAGACGAGGCAAGAGCAAGTCTAAG GGCCGCAGTGACAAGAATGGCAAGAAGAAAACGGAGGCTGCGGCCGCAGCGCTGGAGGAGAGGGACAAACCTTACGCCTGCGACA tcTGTGGGAAACGCTACAAGAACCGTCCGGGCCTGAGCTACCACTATACACACTCTCACCTGGCAGAGGAGGAGGGCGAGGACCGCGAGGAGATCGAGGCACCACCCACTCCTCGCCAGCCTGAGGAACAGAAGA CAACGAAGAAGGGTCCCAACGGACTGGCGCTGCCAAACGATTACTGTGACTTCTGCCTGGGAGACTCCACCTTAAATCAAAAGACTGGCCAATCAGAAGAACTGGTGTCCTGCTCAGACTGCGGACGCTCAG GCCACCCTACGTGCCTGCAGTTCACGCCAGTGATGATGGCCGCAGTGAAGACCTACCGCTGGCAGTGCATCGAGTGCAAGTGCTGCAACGTTTGCGGCACCTCAGAGAACGAT gaccagctgctgttctgtgaCGACTGTGATCGAGGCTACCACATGTACTGTCTATCTCCACCCATGACTGAACCGCCAGAGG GGAGCTGGAGCTGCCACCTGTGCCTGGCTCTGCTGAAGGACAAAGCCTCCATAtaccagcagaaccaaagcTCTGCCCCCGAGTGA
- the LOC142397820 gene encoding zinc finger protein ubi-d4-like isoform X4 produces MAAAVDSVVKVLGEQYYRDAMEQCHSYNARLCAERSILMPFLDSQTGVAQSNCYIWMEKRHRSAGLAPGQLYSYPARRWRKKRRSHPPEDPRLAFPPLKADIELGLKRDALGAVDGSSLEALLKGEPLERRTGGSDLRGPEDDPATVEPPATSTVTHTSSGRIRKRVLDHDDYLDDLDDEDFEDETPKRRGKSKSKGRSDKNGKKKTEAAAAALEERDKPYACDICGKRYKNRPGLSYHYTHSHLAEEEGEDREEIEAPPTPRQPEEQKTTKKGPNGLALPNDYCDFCLGDSTLNQKTGQSEELVSCSDCGRSGHPTCLQFTPVMMAAVKTYRWQCIECKCCNVCGTSENDDQLLFCDDCDRGYHMYCLSPPMTEPPEGSWSCHLCLALLKDKASIYQQNQSSAPE; encoded by the exons ATGGCGGCGGCCGTCGACAGTGTTGTGAAAGT GCTGGGAGAGCAGTATTACAGAGATGCCATGGAGCAGTGTCACAGCTACAACGCTCGCCTCTGTGCTGAGCGCAGCATCCTCATGCCCTTCCTAGACTCTCAGACTGGTGTTGCACAGTCAAACTGTTACATCTGGATGGAGAAACGACACCGGAGTGCAG GTTTAGCTCCAGGGCAGCTGTACTCTTATCCGGCTCGTCGCTGGAGAAAGAAACGGCGTTCCCATCCTCCTGAGGACCCTCGCTTGGCCTTTCCTCCTCTCAAAGCAG ATATAGAGTTGGGTCTGAAGCGTGATGCTTTGGGAGCAGTGGATGGAAGCAGCTTGGAGGCTCTGCTGAAAGGGGAGCCTCTGGAAAGGAGGACTGGTGGGTCGGATCTCCGCGGTCCCGAGGATGATCCAGCCACCGTCGAGCCTCCTGCTACATCGACGGTTACTCATACGTCTTCTGGACGCATCCGTAAG AGAGTCCTCGACCACGACGACTACCTGGACGACCTGGACGACGAAGACTTTGAAGATGAGACCCCTAAGAGACGAGGCAAGAGCAAGTCTAAG GGCCGCAGTGACAAGAATGGCAAGAAGAAAACGGAGGCTGCGGCCGCAGCGCTGGAGGAGAGGGACAAACCTTACGCCTGCGACA tcTGTGGGAAACGCTACAAGAACCGTCCGGGCCTGAGCTACCACTATACACACTCTCACCTGGCAGAGGAGGAGGGCGAGGACCGCGAGGAGATCGAGGCACCACCCACTCCTCGCCAGCCTGAGGAACAGAAGA CAACGAAGAAGGGTCCCAACGGACTGGCGCTGCCAAACGATTACTGTGACTTCTGCCTGGGAGACTCCACCTTAAATCAAAAGACTGGCCAATCAGAAGAACTGGTGTCCTGCTCAGACTGCGGACGCTCAG GCCACCCTACGTGCCTGCAGTTCACGCCAGTGATGATGGCCGCAGTGAAGACCTACCGCTGGCAGTGCATCGAGTGCAAGTGCTGCAACGTTTGCGGCACCTCAGAGAACGAT gaccagctgctgttctgtgaCGACTGTGATCGAGGCTACCACATGTACTGTCTATCTCCACCCATGACTGAACCGCCAGAGG GGAGCTGGAGCTGCCACCTGTGCCTGGCTCTGCTGAAGGACAAAGCCTCCATAtaccagcagaaccaaagcTCTGCCCCCGAGTGA
- the LOC142397820 gene encoding zinc finger protein ubi-d4-like isoform X3, whose translation MAAAVDSVVKVLGEQYYRDAMEQCHSYNARLCAERSILMPFLDSQTGVAQSNCYIWMEKRHRSAGLAPGQLYSYPARRWRKKRRSHPPEDPRLAFPPLKADIELGLKRDALGAVDGSSLEALLKGEPLERRTGGSDLRGPEDDPATVEPPATSTVTHTSSGRIRKQRVLDHDDYLDDLDDEDFEDETPKRRGKSKSKGRSDKNGKKKTEAAAAALEERDKPYACDICGKRYKNRPGLSYHYTHSHLAEEEGEDREEIEAPPTPRQPEEQKTTKKGPNGLALPNDYCDFCLGDSTLNQKTGQSEELVSCSDCGRSGHPTCLQFTPVMMAAVKTYRWQCIECKCCNVCGTSENDDQLLFCDDCDRGYHMYCLSPPMTEPPEGSWSCHLCLALLKDKASIYQQNQSSAPE comes from the exons ATGGCGGCGGCCGTCGACAGTGTTGTGAAAGT GCTGGGAGAGCAGTATTACAGAGATGCCATGGAGCAGTGTCACAGCTACAACGCTCGCCTCTGTGCTGAGCGCAGCATCCTCATGCCCTTCCTAGACTCTCAGACTGGTGTTGCACAGTCAAACTGTTACATCTGGATGGAGAAACGACACCGGAGTGCAG GTTTAGCTCCAGGGCAGCTGTACTCTTATCCGGCTCGTCGCTGGAGAAAGAAACGGCGTTCCCATCCTCCTGAGGACCCTCGCTTGGCCTTTCCTCCTCTCAAAGCAG ATATAGAGTTGGGTCTGAAGCGTGATGCTTTGGGAGCAGTGGATGGAAGCAGCTTGGAGGCTCTGCTGAAAGGGGAGCCTCTGGAAAGGAGGACTGGTGGGTCGGATCTCCGCGGTCCCGAGGATGATCCAGCCACCGTCGAGCCTCCTGCTACATCGACGGTTACTCATACGTCTTCTGGACGCATCCGTAAG CAGAGAGTCCTCGACCACGACGACTACCTGGACGACCTGGACGACGAAGACTTTGAAGATGAGACCCCTAAGAGACGAGGCAAGAGCAAGTCTAAG GGCCGCAGTGACAAGAATGGCAAGAAGAAAACGGAGGCTGCGGCCGCAGCGCTGGAGGAGAGGGACAAACCTTACGCCTGCGACA tcTGTGGGAAACGCTACAAGAACCGTCCGGGCCTGAGCTACCACTATACACACTCTCACCTGGCAGAGGAGGAGGGCGAGGACCGCGAGGAGATCGAGGCACCACCCACTCCTCGCCAGCCTGAGGAACAGAAGA CAACGAAGAAGGGTCCCAACGGACTGGCGCTGCCAAACGATTACTGTGACTTCTGCCTGGGAGACTCCACCTTAAATCAAAAGACTGGCCAATCAGAAGAACTGGTGTCCTGCTCAGACTGCGGACGCTCAG GCCACCCTACGTGCCTGCAGTTCACGCCAGTGATGATGGCCGCAGTGAAGACCTACCGCTGGCAGTGCATCGAGTGCAAGTGCTGCAACGTTTGCGGCACCTCAGAGAACGAT gaccagctgctgttctgtgaCGACTGTGATCGAGGCTACCACATGTACTGTCTATCTCCACCCATGACTGAACCGCCAGAGG GGAGCTGGAGCTGCCACCTGTGCCTGGCTCTGCTGAAGGACAAAGCCTCCATAtaccagcagaaccaaagcTCTGCCCCCGAGTGA
- the ttc9c gene encoding tetratricopeptide repeat protein 9C translates to MEAAGAEDSLNGQGAAAAESTPPRPGRTSAKPVWALLEEAAQMKTEGNALYRDKNIRSAIGRYHRALLVLRSLDADVMKAVKGFGPEQPPLTPDQEAMLRNTQVDCYNNLAACLLQRQAVDYGRVLEYSLRVLQWQPGNVKALYRAGVATLEMGDAQRAKQYLTQACREQPNDANVRKHLQRAEEKLNQELQKEKAMYRGMFPSSMKENAGDGPNQTNRAGDGV, encoded by the exons ATGGAGGCAGCAGGAGCAGAGGACAGTCTTAATGGGCAGGGGGCGGCAGCGGCTGAATCGACTCCTCCCAGACCTGGACGGACTTCTGCAAAGCCGGTTTGGGCTTTGCTGGAAGAGGCCGCTCAAATGAAAACGGAAGGAAATGCTCTCTACAGGGACAAGAATATTCGCTCGGCCATCGGCCGCTATCACCGCGCTCTGCTGGTGCTCCGGAGCCTCGACGCTGATGTGATGAAAGCGGTGAAAGGGTTTGGGCCTGAGCAACCGCCTCTTACACCTGATCAGGAGGCTATGCTGAGGAACACACAAGTTGACTGCTACAACAACTTAGCTG CATGCCTGCTGCAGAGACAGGCTGTTGATTATGGCCGTGTGCTGGAGTACAGTCTGCGAGTGCTGCAGTGGCAGCCGGGCAACGTCAAAGCGCTGTACAGGGCaggagtagccactctggagaTGGGGGATGCACAGAGAGCCAAACAGTACCTCACCCAGGCCTGCAGAGAGCAGCCTAATG ATGCCAACGTGAGGAAGCATCTGCAGAGGGCAGAAGAGAAACTAAATCAGGAGCTGCAAAAAGAGAAAGCCATGTATCGAGGCATGTTCCCCTCCAGCATGAAGGAGAACGCCGGAGACGGGCCGAACCAAACCAACAGAGCAGGTGACGGAGTGTAG